A genomic region of uncultured Roseibium sp. contains the following coding sequences:
- a CDS encoding dimethylsulfonioproprionate lyase family protein, with translation MLEEDRTSGESLEQVDHLSNYPDWGYLLREFYEAYRFLSSGGSDKIRSHQRSVREAISRVSKTKTVIEFGEPAQKPVTAHLKRALDEGRLERTAPLIRAIESVQGQLAWQYGYEKVPRGLSKSYAYAELCGPNGPVLTTEVILGLVLFAPGCVYPSHAHSGISESYICLSGAVSENHQGVYAPGSMIFNPPEHTHRITVSKLEPALLAYAWTGPQDKLASQKMVFSRKRK, from the coding sequence GTGCTGGAAGAAGACAGAACATCAGGCGAAAGCCTTGAGCAGGTGGACCACCTGTCCAACTACCCGGACTGGGGCTATCTGCTGCGTGAATTCTACGAAGCCTACCGCTTCCTGTCCTCAGGCGGCAGCGACAAGATACGCTCTCACCAGCGATCCGTTCGCGAGGCCATCAGCCGCGTCAGCAAGACCAAAACGGTGATAGAGTTCGGCGAACCTGCCCAAAAACCGGTCACGGCGCATCTGAAACGGGCGCTGGACGAAGGCCGGCTTGAGAGAACGGCGCCCCTGATCCGCGCAATTGAAAGCGTCCAGGGCCAGTTGGCCTGGCAATACGGCTATGAAAAGGTCCCGCGCGGGCTCAGCAAGAGCTACGCCTATGCGGAACTGTGCGGTCCCAACGGACCGGTTCTGACAACCGAGGTCATTCTCGGCCTCGTGCTGTTTGCACCGGGCTGCGTTTATCCCTCGCATGCGCATAGCGGTATTTCGGAAAGCTACATCTGCCTGTCTGGTGCCGTTTCGGAAAATCATCAGGGCGTCTATGCGCCCGGGTCGATGATCTTCAATCCGCCGGAACACACGCACCGGATCACGGTGTCAAAACTTGAACCGGCCCTTCTCGCCTATGCCTGGACGGGACCCCAGGACAAGCTCGCCAGCCAGAAGATGGTGTTCAGCCGAAAACGCAAGTGA
- a CDS encoding transglutaminase-like domain-containing protein: MKTHVSVTVAPHEDASRKLLVPVGLPTPQQMPVHFDVTGGKYTLTGETTTGQIAAVITPDAGLPVEVRYSYADGGPGYPDSIFTPHRNKFTQAAEALVFDAINIAEAQPDGHAAIQALVNSCAEKFRYGHADVRFNDGCDEVPYLSCGLTEGSCVDINTYLIASLRAAGFEAGYLTGYFFPQEKNGCCEDAHCWVVTRHNGVVLEWDIAHHLKLGTREVCCGLNPKPGDRVALAHSMGLSFPTLGIVCEKLISEPGWISDEGRLQPAKLTISRVIGKSVAAA; the protein is encoded by the coding sequence ATGAAGACGCATGTGTCCGTCACTGTCGCTCCGCATGAAGATGCAAGCCGGAAACTGCTGGTTCCCGTCGGTCTGCCGACGCCGCAACAGATGCCCGTGCACTTCGATGTGACAGGCGGGAAGTACACACTGACCGGCGAGACGACGACAGGGCAGATCGCCGCGGTGATCACACCGGACGCAGGGCTGCCTGTCGAGGTGCGGTACAGCTATGCGGACGGCGGACCCGGCTACCCGGACAGCATCTTCACGCCGCATCGGAACAAGTTCACGCAGGCAGCCGAAGCTCTTGTCTTCGACGCAATCAACATTGCCGAGGCGCAGCCGGACGGGCACGCGGCGATCCAGGCGCTGGTGAATTCCTGCGCCGAAAAATTCCGTTACGGGCATGCGGACGTCCGTTTCAACGATGGCTGTGACGAGGTGCCGTATCTCTCCTGCGGCCTCACCGAAGGATCCTGTGTCGACATCAACACTTATCTGATCGCGTCCCTCCGGGCAGCAGGCTTTGAAGCAGGCTACCTGACCGGCTATTTCTTTCCGCAGGAAAAGAACGGATGCTGCGAAGATGCGCATTGCTGGGTGGTCACGCGGCACAACGGCGTCGTTTTGGAATGGGATATCGCTCATCACCTTAAGTTGGGAACGCGCGAGGTCTGCTGCGGTCTCAATCCGAAGCCCGGCGACCGGGTGGCGCTTGCCCATTCCATGGGGCTGAGTTTTCCAACGCTCGGGATCGTGTGCGAGAAACTGATCAGTGAACCGGGCTGGATTTCGGACGAGGGCCGTCTTCAACCCGCAAAGCTCACGATCAGCCGCGTGATCGGGAAGAGTGTAGCCGCCGCGTGA
- a CDS encoding permease — protein sequence MSDTIDRLELDEGGGPTGCCGPKSDGGAPPKPRWSWKSFPGRQYIFSTWTIVIGGPLLVLLLDQVQFVPFVTFAVKAFFGTLPYIAFAVALIAWLKAAGAESYVARAFEGRETQAIVLAALFGGLAPFCSCEVIPFIAGLLAVGAPLSAIMAFWLSSPLIDPPTLLITAGALGWSFAIGKAIFAVALGLFGGFLVSMLLKTGAFSNPVKIGSSASGCGCGASPLTGRPVWKFWSEAERAQKFGSELKANAFFLVKWLALAYVLEAALVTYVPANLIAGVVGGEGIGSIAISALVGMPAYLNSYVAPPLLAGLMEQGMSAGAAMAFMIAGAVSSIPAMAAVWSLVKPQVFATYLGLGFAGAVLSGLIFQLAI from the coding sequence ATGTCGGACACGATTGATCGTTTGGAACTTGACGAGGGCGGCGGCCCAACTGGTTGCTGCGGACCGAAATCCGACGGCGGTGCGCCGCCGAAACCGAGATGGAGCTGGAAGTCGTTTCCGGGCAGGCAGTACATCTTCTCGACCTGGACGATCGTCATCGGCGGACCATTGCTGGTGCTGCTGCTTGACCAGGTGCAGTTCGTTCCATTCGTCACCTTCGCGGTCAAGGCTTTCTTCGGCACGCTGCCCTATATCGCCTTCGCCGTAGCCCTGATCGCGTGGCTGAAGGCAGCGGGCGCCGAATCCTACGTGGCACGCGCATTCGAGGGCCGGGAGACGCAGGCCATCGTGCTGGCTGCTCTCTTCGGCGGGCTGGCGCCCTTCTGCTCGTGCGAGGTCATTCCCTTCATCGCCGGATTGCTGGCCGTCGGCGCGCCGCTGTCGGCGATCATGGCGTTCTGGCTCTCGTCGCCGCTGATCGATCCGCCGACGCTCCTGATCACGGCCGGTGCGCTCGGCTGGTCATTTGCCATCGGCAAGGCGATCTTCGCCGTTGCTCTCGGGCTCTTCGGCGGCTTTCTCGTTTCCATGCTTCTGAAGACAGGCGCTTTCTCCAACCCGGTCAAAATCGGTTCTTCTGCAAGCGGATGCGGTTGCGGCGCATCCCCGCTGACGGGCCGTCCCGTCTGGAAGTTCTGGAGCGAGGCGGAGCGCGCGCAGAAATTTGGCTCCGAACTCAAGGCAAACGCCTTCTTCCTGGTGAAATGGCTGGCGCTTGCCTATGTGCTTGAAGCCGCGCTTGTCACCTATGTTCCAGCCAACCTGATTGCTGGTGTTGTCGGCGGTGAGGGCATCGGCTCCATAGCGATCTCGGCTCTGGTCGGCATGCCTGCCTATCTCAACAGCTATGTCGCGCCACCGCTGCTGGCGGGCCTCATGGAACAGGGAATGAGTGCGGGGGCTGCCATGGCCTTCATGATCGCCGGTGCGGTTAGCTCGATCCCTGCCATGGCCGCCGTCTGGTCGCTGGTCAAGCCGCAGGTCTTTGCAACTTATCTCGGGCTCGGTTTTGCCGGAGCGGTTCTGTCCGGCCTGATTTTTCAGCTCGCAATCTGA
- a CDS encoding metalloregulator ArsR/SmtB family transcription factor has product MDLEEVAQGFAALGSEARLQVVLTLVKAGRTGLTVGDIQTRTGMAASTLAHHLKFLSSAGLVLQEKDGRSVVNRAAFDHLEGLAGYILKECCVDEGAR; this is encoded by the coding sequence ATGGATCTGGAAGAAGTTGCACAGGGGTTCGCGGCGCTTGGCTCGGAAGCCCGGCTGCAGGTGGTGCTGACGCTGGTGAAGGCGGGCCGGACCGGATTGACCGTCGGGGATATCCAGACCCGGACCGGCATGGCCGCGTCGACGCTTGCGCACCACCTGAAATTTCTGTCTTCCGCCGGGCTGGTTCTTCAGGAAAAGGATGGCCGGTCCGTTGTCAACCGTGCGGCGTTCGACCATCTGGAGGGGCTCGCCGGTTACATCCTGAAGGAATGCTGCGTGGATGAAGGCGCCCGCTAG
- a CDS encoding caspase family protein has product MRFLFVLFLVLATPSWAEKRVAFLVGNSNYEHAPPLANPIRDTILIAETLTGLGFEVTQRSDLNREQIGRELSAFLRRTSDADVTLFYFAGHGMQYEGRNYLIGTNAELQSEFDIDGEALQLDKIVRLLERNSRAALVFVDACRNNPLADRFYAENFSETRAAVNRGLAALQSSFQGSMITFSASPGQVAYDGKGENSPFALALARHFPTENLEVLSLMKRVIRDVKVDTGDRQIPMVTNDLTDEIYLKLGEGGTGNALLLQQEQALFDAASDINSLRAWNIFLERYPNGLMREMALAAQEALQAEQIAAGAGVAVADLGPQAVEQDAAEDIETRLGLSSQDNRKVQAALNDLGYNAGPVDGVMGSRTRRAIANYQQALGIPSTGVVSQGTAEALGLSLSGTEKSEQPVVSSRDARRYDPDLIAKVESDKRLIKALDVLAGKEVIYGFFEGRVYIAILNWSHMAWDKAVALSERAGGHLVTITSRRENDFVYDLIRGDDRLWIKGTVGTRLSEAIGPNIGLYQKPGSREPAGGWVWVTGEPLAYTNWKGSNPDNYANREHHAIFYNNAPYGGPSASVEPAPVWNDIGQSGGVRSFIIEIE; this is encoded by the coding sequence TTGCGCTTCTTGTTTGTTCTTTTTCTGGTGCTTGCCACACCGTCATGGGCTGAAAAACGCGTCGCCTTTCTTGTCGGTAACTCGAACTACGAACATGCGCCCCCGCTGGCAAATCCAATCCGCGATACGATCCTGATCGCCGAAACTCTCACGGGACTGGGGTTCGAAGTCACTCAGCGGAGCGATTTGAATCGCGAGCAGATCGGTCGGGAACTGTCCGCCTTCCTGCGCCGCACCAGCGATGCCGACGTCACACTGTTCTACTTCGCCGGGCATGGCATGCAATACGAGGGCAGGAACTACCTGATCGGAACGAATGCCGAGCTGCAGTCCGAATTCGATATCGACGGGGAGGCCCTGCAACTCGACAAGATCGTACGGCTGCTGGAGCGAAACTCCCGTGCTGCGCTCGTGTTCGTGGACGCCTGCCGCAACAATCCCCTGGCAGATCGCTTCTATGCCGAGAACTTTTCCGAGACCCGGGCCGCGGTCAACAGGGGATTGGCGGCGTTGCAAAGCTCGTTTCAGGGCAGCATGATCACCTTCTCCGCCAGTCCCGGGCAAGTGGCCTATGACGGAAAAGGCGAGAACTCCCCGTTCGCCCTGGCGCTCGCGCGGCATTTCCCGACCGAAAACCTCGAAGTTCTCAGTTTGATGAAACGGGTGATCAGGGACGTGAAGGTCGACACCGGCGACCGCCAGATCCCCATGGTCACGAACGATCTGACGGATGAAATCTACCTGAAACTCGGTGAAGGCGGGACAGGCAATGCCTTGCTGCTGCAGCAGGAACAGGCCTTGTTTGATGCCGCGTCAGACATCAACAGCCTGCGCGCCTGGAACATCTTCCTGGAACGCTACCCGAACGGATTGATGCGGGAGATGGCGCTGGCCGCGCAGGAAGCCCTCCAGGCCGAGCAGATTGCAGCCGGGGCAGGGGTCGCGGTCGCAGACCTCGGTCCGCAAGCTGTCGAACAAGACGCGGCCGAGGATATCGAAACACGGCTGGGCCTGTCTTCGCAGGACAACAGAAAGGTCCAGGCTGCGCTCAATGATCTGGGGTACAATGCCGGTCCTGTGGACGGCGTCATGGGCAGCCGAACGCGGCGCGCCATCGCCAACTATCAGCAGGCGCTCGGGATACCCTCGACTGGCGTGGTTTCGCAAGGCACGGCCGAAGCCCTTGGTCTGTCGCTTTCGGGAACGGAAAAATCCGAACAGCCGGTGGTGTCGTCACGTGATGCGCGCCGGTACGATCCCGACCTGATCGCCAAGGTGGAAAGCGACAAGCGGCTCATCAAGGCGCTTGATGTCCTTGCCGGCAAGGAGGTGATCTACGGGTTCTTCGAGGGACGTGTCTACATCGCGATCCTGAATTGGAGCCACATGGCCTGGGACAAGGCTGTGGCTCTTTCCGAACGTGCCGGTGGCCATCTGGTCACGATTACCTCGAGACGGGAAAACGACTTTGTCTACGACCTCATCCGGGGAGATGACCGCTTGTGGATCAAGGGGACTGTCGGCACAAGGCTGTCGGAGGCGATCGGTCCGAACATCGGACTGTACCAGAAACCCGGGTCGCGCGAGCCTGCAGGCGGTTGGGTCTGGGTCACGGGTGAGCCGCTCGCATATACGAACTGGAAGGGATCGAACCCGGACAATTATGCCAACCGCGAGCACCACGCCATCTTTTACAATAATGCTCCCTATGGCGGGCCGTCGGCGAGCGTTGAGCCCGCCCCTGTGTGGAACGACATAGGTCAAAGTGGCGGGGTCCGGTCATTTATCATCGAAATCGAGTAG
- a CDS encoding helix-turn-helix domain-containing protein, producing MAWWFLPDQAIEKNANFSLYTANNIEDCLELLQQGGGAINLAQLGDGPCRTKVQMLDFGSLLILVEEHSHVIEIDGSIPPNSFLFTFGLGSRSSLIVDGTDVGSEILRISPSMADCFEVFRPGEAVALLGVDAEALLSHEALIPEVADWLATRGRRSEFIRSAPLTARLRQDTQVLIECASAMRDKRHKQVLGDLAIASLANALSFEWLSPRHPDVLRRTRSFERFVSARDALLIRMQPGLAPDTYKSLTTQSSRRTLENVFKNNVNMGPATYARVLRLNSARQKLLDGERLRDSIGDIAAEEGFWEWSRFSKYYHKLFGELPSETRGNRFSKSMARASSRK from the coding sequence ATGGCGTGGTGGTTTCTGCCGGATCAAGCAATAGAAAAGAACGCCAATTTCAGTCTCTACACGGCGAACAATATCGAAGACTGTCTAGAACTCCTTCAGCAAGGAGGCGGCGCCATCAACCTGGCGCAACTCGGTGACGGGCCATGCAGAACAAAGGTGCAAATGCTCGACTTCGGCAGCCTGTTGATTCTGGTCGAAGAGCATAGCCATGTTATTGAAATCGACGGCAGCATTCCCCCAAACTCCTTCTTGTTCACCTTCGGTTTGGGATCCAGATCGTCATTGATTGTCGATGGAACGGATGTAGGGTCGGAGATCCTGAGGATCTCTCCATCCATGGCAGACTGTTTCGAGGTTTTTCGCCCCGGAGAAGCAGTGGCTCTGCTTGGTGTCGACGCAGAAGCGCTTTTGAGTCACGAAGCTCTCATTCCCGAGGTTGCGGACTGGCTGGCGACTCGTGGACGTCGAAGCGAATTCATAAGATCGGCGCCCCTCACGGCGCGCTTGCGGCAGGACACACAAGTGCTGATCGAATGCGCCAGTGCGATGAGGGACAAGCGCCATAAGCAGGTGTTGGGCGATCTGGCAATCGCAAGCCTCGCAAACGCTTTGTCTTTCGAGTGGCTGTCCCCGCGCCACCCTGATGTCCTGAGAAGGACGCGTTCGTTCGAGAGGTTCGTATCGGCGCGCGATGCGCTGCTCATTCGCATGCAGCCCGGTCTGGCTCCCGACACTTATAAATCGCTTACCACCCAGAGTTCGAGGCGGACTCTCGAGAACGTATTCAAGAACAACGTCAATATGGGTCCTGCGACATACGCTCGGGTGCTGAGACTCAACAGTGCGAGACAAAAACTTCTCGACGGCGAACGGTTGCGTGACAGCATAGGTGATATCGCGGCAGAAGAAGGTTTCTGGGAGTGGAGCCGGTTCAGCAAGTATTACCACAAGCTGTTTGGCGAATTGCCATCCGAAACGCGTGGAAACCGGTTTTCCAAAAGCATGGCGCGTGCGTCTTCGCGGAAGTAA
- a CDS encoding SDR family NAD(P)-dependent oxidoreductase: MSKTILVTGSTDGIGLETSKALRERGHTVLLHGRNPQKLIAARDAVLAIAGSGGVETFQADFSKLDDVAGLAAEVAARNAKLDVLINNAGILRSRTEVTEDDLDIRFVVNLLAPVLLTNRLLPGMDADSRVVNLSSAAQAPVNPEALAGKVRLSAMDAYAQSKLGLTMWSRHLAARLGAGGPVIVAVNPGSLLASKMVKEGFGVAGNDLSIGVDVLLRAALSDEFASASGQYFDNDSGRFSRPHPDGLDDRKAETLVRAVEQMTVQAGA; the protein is encoded by the coding sequence ATGAGCAAGACGATACTGGTCACGGGGTCCACAGACGGGATCGGCCTCGAAACCTCCAAAGCGCTGCGCGAACGGGGACACACAGTGCTTCTGCACGGGCGCAACCCGCAAAAGCTCATCGCCGCCAGAGACGCGGTCCTGGCGATCGCCGGCAGCGGCGGGGTGGAGACCTTCCAGGCCGACTTTTCAAAGCTCGACGATGTTGCAGGACTCGCTGCCGAGGTTGCCGCGCGGAATGCAAAGCTAGACGTGCTGATCAACAATGCCGGTATCCTTCGCAGCCGAACCGAAGTGACGGAAGACGATCTCGACATCCGCTTTGTCGTCAACCTGCTGGCGCCCGTTCTCCTGACAAACCGTCTCCTGCCAGGGATGGATGCCGACAGCAGGGTGGTCAACCTGTCCTCCGCGGCACAGGCGCCGGTCAATCCAGAGGCACTTGCCGGCAAAGTACGCCTGTCTGCCATGGACGCCTATGCACAAAGCAAACTCGGACTGACGATGTGGTCACGGCACCTTGCGGCGCGACTCGGCGCGGGTGGACCTGTGATCGTTGCGGTCAATCCGGGCTCGCTGCTCGCCAGCAAGATGGTCAAGGAAGGCTTCGGAGTGGCCGGGAACGATCTTTCCATCGGCGTCGATGTCCTGTTGCGTGCCGCGCTTTCCGACGAATTTGCCTCTGCCAGCGGACAGTATTTCGACAATGATAGCGGCCGGTTCTCTCGCCCTCATCCTGACGGTCTGGATGACCGCAAGGCAGAAACGCTCGTGCGTGCGGTTGAGCAGATGACTGTCCAGGCCGGGGCATAA
- a CDS encoding LLM class oxidoreductase has translation MLNRPDRTGFEQINRSYNTVFKPDRLSLGLVVPLENYGMGAVPKMARHLERVQLAEQLGFSSVWLRDVPFNVPSFGDAGQMYDPFVYLGYLAAGTDRIGLGAASIILPLRHPAHVAKAAASADVLSGGRLLLGVASGDRPEEYPALNMSFEDRGTRFRESFAYIRQVADTRPQFTNAHGTPEPGMDMLPKPAAGKLPMLITGGSQQAPDWIAANGDGWMTYPRNMQAQEQVIRDYRRNVKALDVCDKPVMQPLYVDLAAEPDSAPRPIHLGFRLGVKHLRAYLKALEAIGVNHVALNLRFNEANIETTLKRLSDEVITDFTA, from the coding sequence ATGCTCAATCGTCCGGATCGGACCGGTTTTGAACAGATCAACCGGTCATACAACACCGTCTTCAAACCAGACCGGCTGTCTCTCGGACTGGTCGTGCCGCTGGAAAATTACGGCATGGGAGCGGTTCCGAAGATGGCGCGGCATCTTGAGCGCGTCCAACTTGCGGAACAACTCGGGTTTTCGTCCGTCTGGCTGCGCGACGTGCCCTTCAATGTGCCGTCCTTCGGGGATGCCGGGCAGATGTACGATCCGTTTGTCTATCTCGGTTATCTTGCCGCAGGAACGGATCGGATCGGCCTGGGTGCCGCGAGCATCATTCTGCCGTTGCGCCATCCGGCACATGTTGCAAAGGCGGCTGCGAGCGCGGACGTGCTGTCAGGTGGCCGCCTTCTTCTCGGCGTTGCCTCCGGGGACCGGCCGGAAGAATACCCCGCGCTGAACATGTCGTTCGAAGACAGGGGCACGCGTTTCCGGGAAAGTTTCGCCTATATCAGGCAGGTGGCCGACACCCGGCCGCAATTCACCAATGCGCATGGCACGCCGGAGCCCGGCATGGACATGCTGCCGAAACCGGCTGCCGGCAAATTGCCGATGCTGATCACCGGCGGCAGCCAGCAAGCCCCGGACTGGATTGCTGCGAATGGCGATGGCTGGATGACCTACCCGCGCAACATGCAGGCGCAGGAACAGGTCATCCGGGACTACCGGCGGAATGTGAAGGCGCTTGACGTCTGCGACAAGCCGGTCATGCAGCCGCTCTATGTCGATCTTGCCGCGGAACCGGACTCTGCACCGCGTCCGATCCATCTGGGCTTCCGGTTGGGCGTCAAGCATCTGCGTGCCTATCTGAAGGCGCTCGAAGCGATTGGCGTCAACCACGTTGCCCTCAATTTGCGCTTCAATGAGGCGAATATCGAAACAACGCTGAAACGGCTTTCCGACGAAGTCATCACCGACTTCACGGCATAA
- a CDS encoding DUF1330 domain-containing protein has protein sequence MAYYSVLAVTPTAEDWIPGYIGPANRLVAQHGGKYLARTASHEQVEGATDEAALRIVIEWPSREAAMNFMKDAEYAPYLKARTEGSNSFHFLIEGKDDLA, from the coding sequence ATGGCATATTATTCCGTGCTTGCCGTGACACCTACGGCGGAAGACTGGATTCCGGGCTATATCGGTCCGGCGAACAGGCTGGTTGCCCAGCATGGCGGCAAATACCTGGCGCGGACCGCGTCTCACGAGCAGGTTGAAGGGGCGACGGATGAAGCCGCGCTGCGCATCGTGATCGAGTGGCCATCCAGGGAAGCGGCGATGAACTTCATGAAGGATGCGGAGTATGCACCCTACCTGAAGGCCCGCACGGAGGGGTCGAATAGCTTTCACTTCCTGATCGAAGGGAAAGACGACCTGGCATAA
- a CDS encoding LysR family transcriptional regulator, which yields MDTDSLRLFVLAAEKLNISAAGRELGMPPAVASNRLAKLEQSLGSDLMHRSTRKVALSVEGAEFLPFAREIIAQEDAARAALGLSSPQVSGILRFAASSTFAQLYIVPLLPEFLARYPEIKLDLKLSDTRFDLIEGSYDLALRNSALEDSSLKYRKLADDTRILCASPDYLARHGHPAMPADLLDHQLIAFQDLTPKPLIGPGPAAEYFDPRASASRLVMDDGRSLKLATIAGAGISMNSLWNTHADLKSGTLVRVLPDFVVDDQSVLWLVYPKSNVLTAKVRVFIDFLLEKIGKTPAWIAD from the coding sequence ATGGACACCGACAGCCTTCGGCTTTTTGTTCTGGCCGCGGAAAAACTGAACATCAGCGCAGCCGGACGCGAACTCGGCATGCCGCCTGCCGTCGCGAGCAACCGTCTGGCCAAACTGGAGCAAAGTCTCGGCTCGGATCTGATGCACCGCTCGACACGAAAAGTGGCGTTGTCCGTAGAAGGCGCCGAGTTTCTGCCCTTTGCCCGCGAGATCATCGCCCAGGAGGATGCCGCAAGAGCGGCTCTTGGTCTTTCCAGCCCGCAGGTAAGCGGCATTCTGCGCTTTGCTGCCTCGAGCACATTTGCACAGCTCTACATTGTTCCGTTGTTGCCGGAATTCCTCGCCCGGTACCCGGAAATCAAACTCGACCTCAAACTCTCCGACACGCGATTTGACCTGATTGAAGGCAGCTATGATCTGGCGCTGCGCAACTCTGCGCTGGAAGACAGCAGCTTGAAATACCGCAAACTGGCAGACGACACCCGCATTCTGTGTGCGTCACCTGACTATCTGGCCCGTCACGGACACCCGGCAATGCCGGCAGATCTCCTGGATCACCAGCTCATCGCCTTCCAGGACCTGACGCCAAAACCCCTGATCGGACCGGGCCCAGCAGCAGAATACTTCGACCCGCGTGCTTCCGCGAGCCGTCTGGTCATGGACGACGGCCGCTCGTTGAAACTGGCGACAATCGCAGGCGCCGGCATTTCAATGAACTCGCTCTGGAACACGCATGCCGACCTGAAATCCGGAACATTGGTCAGGGTCCTGCCCGATTTCGTGGTGGACGACCAGTCGGTACTCTGGCTCGTCTACCCGAAATCGAACGTTCTGACGGCGAAGGTCAGGGTCTTCATCGATTTCCTGCTCGAAAAGATCGGCAAGACGCCTGCATGGATCGCCGACTGA
- a CDS encoding DUF6428 family protein has protein sequence MTPLSLLNALRKMPVDLPLVFRTGEGAIGEGYHVTELKLADVNSIDCGGRLASWTEAALQLLDGQGGSHMKLGKFNMILEQSIARVNGLGDSPLQVEFAHENRGMRIYELSVPVLDDGVVSIRLSEVRANCKPALEHTRQADERACCGSSASACCS, from the coding sequence ATGACACCCCTGTCGCTTTTGAACGCCTTGCGGAAAATGCCTGTCGATCTGCCCCTTGTCTTCCGAACCGGTGAGGGCGCCATCGGCGAGGGATATCACGTGACCGAGTTGAAACTCGCCGACGTCAACAGCATCGACTGTGGCGGCCGCCTCGCTTCGTGGACCGAGGCCGCATTGCAATTGCTGGACGGGCAGGGCGGCAGCCACATGAAACTTGGCAAGTTCAACATGATCCTCGAGCAGAGTATTGCCAGGGTGAACGGTCTCGGCGATAGCCCGTTGCAGGTGGAATTTGCTCATGAAAACAGAGGTATGCGGATCTACGAACTGTCCGTGCCGGTCCTGGACGACGGCGTGGTGTCCATTCGCCTGAGCGAGGTGCGGGCAAATTGCAAACCAGCGCTCGAGCACACGCGGCAAGCGGATGAGCGTGCTTGCTGCGGGTCCTCTGCATCTGCCTGTTGCAGCTGA
- a CDS encoding metalloregulator ArsR/SmtB family transcription factor gives MNEADALAAFASISSAMRLRILKRLVEAGSSGMSAGDIADAVGATPSRTSFHLSNMSDAGLVTSSRQARQITYRIDFATVGALMRYLLEDCCNNNATVRACCLPDGGCGPADRSA, from the coding sequence ATGAATGAAGCCGATGCCCTCGCCGCTTTTGCATCGATCTCCAGCGCGATGCGGCTGCGTATTCTCAAACGGCTCGTTGAAGCAGGCAGCAGCGGGATGTCAGCCGGCGACATCGCGGACGCTGTTGGCGCAACGCCGTCCAGAACGTCGTTTCATCTGTCCAACATGTCGGATGCTGGTCTCGTGACCTCAAGCAGGCAGGCGCGTCAGATCACCTACCGGATCGACTTCGCGACAGTCGGAGCCCTGATGCGTTATCTGCTGGAGGACTGCTGCAACAACAATGCGACCGTCAGGGCGTGTTGCCTGCCGGATGGCGGCTGCGGACCGGCAGACAGGTCAGCCTAG
- a CDS encoding SDR family NAD(P)-dependent oxidoreductase, whose protein sequence is MAKNVLIVGAGTGLSASLARIFSQDGYQVHLAARKPDKLDGLCRDTAARAYGCDAKSQAGVSQLFERLDAEGTAPDVVVYNASGRTKGPVEELDPDKVRTALDVTAWGAFLVAHEAAKRMVPNKAGTMLFTGASAGIKGFPQSAAFAMGKFALRGLCQSLARELHPKNIHVVHFVIDGAIHSAGRGAPYNDPEKTLNPDEIARTYLDMTRQHRSIWTNEIELRPHVERF, encoded by the coding sequence ATGGCAAAGAATGTGTTGATTGTTGGCGCCGGAACAGGGTTGAGCGCGTCTTTGGCGCGTATCTTTTCTCAAGACGGGTATCAAGTACACTTGGCGGCGCGAAAGCCGGACAAGCTGGACGGGCTTTGCCGGGATACCGCGGCGCGGGCCTATGGGTGCGATGCCAAAAGTCAGGCCGGCGTCTCGCAGCTTTTTGAGAGGCTCGACGCTGAGGGGACGGCCCCCGACGTCGTCGTTTACAATGCAAGCGGACGGACAAAGGGTCCGGTCGAAGAGCTTGATCCCGACAAGGTGCGCACCGCTCTCGACGTCACTGCCTGGGGGGCCTTCCTGGTTGCGCACGAAGCGGCGAAACGGATGGTGCCGAACAAGGCGGGCACGATGCTGTTCACGGGTGCCTCCGCAGGCATCAAGGGATTTCCGCAATCCGCTGCCTTCGCGATGGGCAAGTTTGCGCTCAGGGGGCTTTGCCAGTCATTGGCCCGAGAGCTGCATCCGAAGAACATTCACGTGGTCCATTTTGTCATTGACGGTGCCATTCACAGCGCCGGGCGCGGTGCGCCCTACAATGATCCGGAAAAAACACTGAACCCCGACGAGATCGCCCGGACCTATCTGGACATGACCCGTCAGCACCGGAGCATCTGGACAAACGAGATTGAACTGCGCCCGCATGTCGAGCGGTTCTAG